The Miscanthus floridulus cultivar M001 chromosome 17, ASM1932011v1, whole genome shotgun sequence genome has a window encoding:
- the LOC136517275 gene encoding uncharacterized protein, whose translation MEMRTHHPSKRGSMDEEDRLSSLPDDLLHSILRELPLKHAVRTSALSRRWAPQWLRALASSRVLDFTDLDLAAVATVRRCLELHAEHAAPLDVFRLALRSPPAGSSDGAFGRDVVGWIASAVARGAREVEVDLHLTPTPTPTPTGSGRRRRQRRRQSRHVLDFDDGSAAFVELPGGLFQARNSLVRLALGGLSLRAVPLAAPGLAGLRSLSLSRIGVTDEVVRGILASCRALESLSLRSCSLLASVSIACERLRDLQLLGCRAVQEVSICIACERLRELRLLGCRAVQTLQVAAPALESLTLYGQVCWSEHGGNDPDPFPVFFDFVGGLPMPALRDAYLSHLGCGACNVVHDLSYPRLCYVVAHARIVTLCSIGLLLLYNHSMHDIVYMEMPNLEELQLLLASPEYLDDKDQMHVSTFFMLTPLPVLQRLFLHLPSDLGYGWSRDRDSDDEAQLPSDLGYGWSRDRDWYSDDEADSADLRIEHEIVLDQLTLIKVFNFMATRRELRLLTFFLTRAPSLEQLVLVTAEGEKAPADDQLKAMQERVSELQRSSREARISVCRPKEDDSQNHAHTRFFHEDDEYVKIYDFL comes from the exons ATGGAGATGCGAACGCACCACCCGAGCAAGCGCGGATCCATGGATGAGGAGGACAGGCTGAGCAGCCTCCCCGACGACCTCCTCCACTCCATCCTCCGCGAGCTCCCGCTCAAGCACGCCGTTCGAACGAGCGCCCTCTCCCGGCGGTGGGCGCCGCAGTGGCTCCGCGCGCTCGCCTCCTCCCGGGTCCTCGACTTCACCGACCTCGACTTGGCCGCGGTGGCCACGGTGCGCCGCTGCCTTGAGCTCCACGCCGAGCACGCCGCGCCACTCGACGTGTTCCGCTTGGCGCTCAGGTCCCCGCCAGCAGGGTCGAGCGACGGCGCGTTCGGGCGCGACGTCGTCGGCTGGATCGCGTCCGCCGTGGCGAGGGGCGccagggaggtggaggtggacctgCACCTGACGCCGACACCGACACCGACACCGACAGGgtcaggacgacgacgacgacagagACGACGACAGAGCCGCCATGTTCTGGACTTCGACGACGGAAGCGCGGCGTTCGTGGAGCTCCCCGGCGGCCTGTTCCAGGCCAGGAACTCGCTGGTGCGCCTCGCGCTCGGCGGGCTCAGCCTCCGCGCCGTCCCGCTCGCGGCGCCAGGCCTCGCTGGCCTCCGCTCGCTCTCTCTAAGCCGCATCGGCGTCACCGACGAGGTGGTCCGGGGCATTCTCGCCAGCTGCCGGGCGCTCGAGTCCCTCAGCCTCAGGAGCTGCTCCCTCCTCGCCTCGGTGAGTATCGCCTGCGAGCGGCTGCGGGACCTGCAGCTCCTGGGCTGCCGGGCCGTGCAAGAGGTGAGTATCTGTATCGCCTGCGAGCGGCTGCGGGAGCTGCGGCTCCTGGGCTGCCGGGCCGTGCAAACGCTCCAGGTCGCCGCGCCCGCGCTGGAGTCGCTCACCCTGTACGGCCAGGTCTGCTGGAGCGAGCACGGAGGTAACGACCCGGACCCCTTTCCTGTTTTCTTTGACTTCGTCGGCGGCCTGCCGATGCCGGCGCTGCGGGACGCGTACCTGTCGCACCTCGGCTGTGGTGCCTGCAACGTCGTTCACGACTTGTCCTACCCCCGACTGTGCTACGTCGTCGCGCATGCCCGGATCGTGACGCTTTGCTCCATCGGCTTGCTG CTTCTTTACAACCACTCCATGCATGACATCGTATATATGGAGATGCCGAACCTAGAAGAGCTGCAGCTGCTTCTGGCCTCGCCAGAGTACTTGGACGATAAAGACCAGATGCATGTGTCCACTTTCTTCATGCTCACCCCGCTTCCGGTCCTCCAACGTCTCTTTCTCCAC CTCCCCAGCGATCTTGGATACGGATGGAGCAGGGACCGGGACTCGGACGACGAGGCGCAGCTCCCCAGCGATCTTGGATACGGATGGAGCAGGGACAGGGActggtactcggacgacgaggCCGACAGCGCAGACCTGAGAATCGAGCACGAGATCGTCCTTGACCAGCTGACTCTCATCAAGGTTTTCAATTTTATGGCGACAAGGCGAGAGCTGCGGCTGCTCACCTTCTTCCTGACGAGGGCCCCTAGCCTGGAGCAGCTGGTGCTGGTCACGGCGGAAGGAGAGAAAGCTCCCGCTGACGACCAGCTAAAGGCCATGCAAGAGCGGGTGTCGGAGTTGCAGAGGTCGTCGCGCGAGGCACGCATCTCCGTGTGCCGGCCCAAGGAAGACGATAGCCAGAACCATGCACACACCAGGTTCTTCCACGAGGATGATGAGTATGTAAAAATCTATGATTTTCTATAA